A window from Mycobacterium saskatchewanense encodes these proteins:
- a CDS encoding PE-PPE domain-containing protein, giving the protein MKRLIAGVVAACLVGSVGGFGPRVATSDPGFPWLPAPPSPVGANSGAKVVYALGGARPPAFNWTYYTNRAGEGFFPGAKRELIEYPAGAPFAWMPTFIAPGPRDMTTIGKAAKIAVDNLDTAVRHGTEPAAAVGLSQGGLGIDGELARLANDPTAPPPDKLSFTSFGDPSGTNGFGMSFLASFFKPGDYIPIVDYKMPARPDSQYNTNRVFAAYDGLADFPDRMDNLLALVNCAFGAAIGHTPAAFIRPDQVPPQNIRTTVNSRGATETSYMIPVNHLPMTLPLRYLGWSDAKVDQIDAVLQPQIDAGYSHNDNPLNRPTAVDPVNGMDPLAIVDPGMRDSIEDAFAKIRAILPPPPP; this is encoded by the coding sequence GTGAAACGACTGATCGCGGGAGTCGTCGCTGCGTGCCTGGTCGGCTCGGTCGGCGGGTTCGGTCCCCGAGTCGCTACGAGCGACCCCGGCTTCCCGTGGCTGCCCGCACCCCCGTCACCGGTAGGCGCCAACTCGGGGGCGAAGGTGGTCTACGCGCTGGGCGGGGCGAGACCGCCCGCCTTCAACTGGACCTACTACACCAACCGGGCCGGTGAGGGCTTCTTTCCGGGCGCCAAGCGCGAGCTGATCGAGTACCCCGCGGGAGCCCCCTTCGCCTGGATGCCGACCTTCATCGCCCCCGGCCCCCGGGACATGACCACCATCGGCAAGGCGGCGAAGATAGCGGTCGACAACCTCGACACGGCCGTTCGCCACGGTACCGAGCCCGCCGCCGCCGTCGGCCTGTCCCAGGGCGGTCTCGGCATCGACGGTGAGTTGGCGCGGCTCGCCAACGACCCGACCGCGCCACCGCCGGACAAGTTGAGCTTCACCAGCTTTGGCGATCCGTCGGGAACGAACGGGTTCGGCATGAGCTTCCTCGCGAGCTTCTTCAAGCCCGGCGACTACATTCCGATCGTCGACTACAAGATGCCCGCGCGGCCGGACAGCCAGTACAACACCAACCGGGTGTTCGCGGCCTATGACGGCCTCGCCGACTTCCCCGACCGGATGGACAATCTTCTCGCACTGGTCAATTGCGCCTTCGGGGCCGCCATCGGTCACACCCCGGCCGCCTTCATCAGGCCGGATCAGGTGCCCCCGCAAAACATCCGGACCACGGTGAACTCCCGCGGCGCCACCGAGACGTCGTACATGATCCCGGTGAACCACCTCCCGATGACGTTGCCGCTGCGCTACCTCGGCTGGTCCGACGCGAAGGTCGACCAGATCGACGCCGTCCTGCAGCCGCAGATCGATGCCGGCTACTCGCACAACGACAACCCGCTCAACCGGCCGACCGCCGTCGATCCGGTGAACGGCATGGACCCGCTGGCGATCGTGGACCCGGGCATGCGGGATTCAATCGAGGACGCCTTCGCCAAGATCCGCGCCATCCTGCCGCCACCGCCTCCGTGA
- a CDS encoding MMPL/RND family transporter, with product MFQRLGALVARRPWVVMGCWAVLALVLPMTVPSLTEMSQRHPVAILPADAPSAATAKKINQAFHEAGSENVLLVLLTRNGGGKLQPGDEQVYRTLVDRLHQDTRDVVMLQDFLGTPPLKELLASKDGKAWILPVGLSGELGTPESYRAYNDVAGIVNRTVGGTAVRANLTGPAATVADLTDAGSHDRASIELAIAVSLLIILAVIYRNPVTMFLPLIMIGASLLTAQAVISGVSVLTGMAVSNQMIVLLSAMIAGAGTDYAVFLISRYHDYVRLGDDPERAVRKALASIGKVIAASAGTVGITFLGMGFAKLGVFSTVGLSLAIAVGVAFLAAVTLLPAILMVAGPRGWVGPRKERTAVFWRRTAVRIVRRPATYLTASLVVLLALASCAALVRFNYDDRKQLPGSVGSSVGYAALEQHFPVNQMIPEYLLVQSPHDLRTPQALADLEQMAQRVSQISGIASVRGITRPTGQSLEMAKATYQAGQVGKELGAGANLINDHDNDLNRLSSGAGLLADKLGDVRTQVNQAIGGVSGLVDALSMIQGTFGGGRTLGQLDTAAQLVGSLRQLGTAMQLYLGGTLDHFDWIDDVVAALDTSVVCDNSQMCSNARAQFHRLITARNDGTLGKIADLFKQLQSAQSTQTVSSMVNGLNKTMQSAAVSLHNLGLDSPGSARSKMAMMQNGANDLASAGRQLADGVQLLVGQVKKMGVGMGAASSFLTAMGHDASAPSMAGFNIPQGALDSEDFKKLAQTFISPDGHTVRYFVQTDRNPFSTAAMDQVNTVLDTAKGAQPNTTLADASVSISGYPATLRDTRDYYNHDIKLIVVVTVLVVLLILTVLLRAIIAPLYLVGSVILSFLSAVGIGVLVFQVLLGQEMHWSIPGLAFVVLVAVGADYNMLLASRLREESPFGVRSGVIRTVRSTGGVITAAGLIFAASMAGLLFSSIGTVVQSGFVIGVGILVDTFVVRSITVPAIAALLGRASWWPARPWEHAPVEEPAVKKTVFQAVADG from the coding sequence ATTTTCCAGCGGCTAGGCGCGCTCGTCGCGCGGCGGCCCTGGGTCGTGATGGGATGCTGGGCGGTGCTCGCCCTGGTGCTGCCCATGACCGTGCCGTCGTTGACAGAGATGTCCCAGCGGCACCCCGTGGCGATCCTGCCCGCCGACGCGCCGTCGGCGGCGACGGCGAAGAAGATCAACCAGGCGTTCCACGAGGCCGGGTCGGAAAACGTGTTGCTGGTGCTGTTGACCAGGAACGGCGGGGGCAAGCTTCAGCCGGGCGACGAGCAGGTCTACCGCACCCTGGTCGACCGGCTGCACCAGGACACCAGGGACGTGGTGATGCTGCAGGACTTCCTCGGCACCCCGCCGCTCAAAGAACTGCTCGCTAGCAAGGACGGCAAGGCCTGGATCCTGCCGGTGGGCCTGTCCGGGGAGTTGGGCACGCCGGAATCCTATCGCGCCTACAACGACGTCGCCGGCATCGTGAATCGGACCGTCGGTGGAACGGCCGTGCGGGCCAACCTCACCGGACCGGCGGCCACGGTGGCCGACCTGACCGACGCCGGGTCGCACGACCGCGCGTCGATCGAGCTGGCGATCGCCGTCTCGCTGCTGATCATTCTGGCGGTCATCTATCGCAACCCGGTCACGATGTTCCTGCCGCTCATCATGATCGGCGCCTCGCTGTTGACCGCTCAGGCGGTGATCTCCGGCGTCTCCGTGCTGACCGGGATGGCCGTCTCCAACCAGATGATCGTGTTGCTCAGCGCGATGATCGCCGGCGCGGGAACGGATTACGCCGTCTTCCTGATCAGCCGCTATCACGACTACGTCCGCCTCGGCGACGATCCGGAGCGCGCGGTGCGCAAGGCGCTGGCCTCCATCGGCAAGGTGATCGCCGCGTCCGCCGGGACGGTCGGAATCACGTTCCTCGGCATGGGTTTCGCGAAGCTCGGCGTGTTCTCCACGGTGGGGCTGTCACTGGCGATCGCGGTCGGTGTGGCCTTCCTGGCCGCCGTCACCCTGTTGCCCGCCATCCTGATGGTGGCCGGCCCGCGGGGATGGGTCGGCCCGCGCAAGGAGCGCACCGCCGTGTTCTGGCGGCGAACCGCGGTCCGGATCGTCCGCCGGCCCGCCACATATCTGACCGCAAGCCTCGTGGTGCTGCTCGCCCTGGCCAGTTGCGCGGCGCTGGTTCGCTTCAACTACGACGACCGCAAGCAATTGCCCGGATCCGTGGGCAGCTCGGTGGGATACGCCGCGTTGGAACAGCACTTTCCGGTGAACCAGATGATCCCGGAGTACCTGCTCGTGCAGTCCCCGCACGACCTGCGCACACCGCAGGCCCTCGCCGACCTCGAGCAGATGGCGCAGCGCGTGAGCCAGATCTCCGGCATAGCCTCGGTCCGCGGGATCACCCGGCCCACCGGGCAATCGCTCGAGATGGCCAAGGCGACGTATCAGGCCGGTCAGGTCGGCAAGGAGCTGGGCGCCGGCGCCAACCTGATCAACGACCACGACAACGACCTCAACCGATTGTCTTCGGGCGCGGGCCTGTTGGCCGACAAGCTGGGTGACGTGCGGACGCAGGTCAACCAGGCCATCGGGGGCGTCAGCGGTCTGGTCGACGCGCTGTCGATGATTCAGGGCACCTTCGGCGGCGGCAGGACACTGGGCCAGCTCGACACGGCGGCACAGCTCGTCGGCAGCCTGCGACAGCTCGGCACCGCGATGCAGCTGTATCTCGGTGGCACCCTTGATCACTTCGATTGGATCGACGACGTGGTGGCCGCGCTGGATACCAGCGTGGTCTGCGACAACAGCCAGATGTGTAGCAACGCGCGCGCCCAATTCCACCGGCTGATCACCGCGCGCAACGACGGAACGCTCGGCAAGATCGCCGACCTCTTCAAGCAGCTGCAGTCGGCCCAGTCGACGCAAACCGTGAGCTCGATGGTGAACGGCCTGAACAAAACCATGCAGAGCGCCGCCGTCTCGCTGCACAACCTGGGACTCGACAGCCCCGGCTCGGCCCGGTCGAAGATGGCGATGATGCAGAACGGCGCCAACGATCTCGCCAGCGCCGGCCGTCAGCTGGCCGACGGCGTGCAGCTCCTGGTCGGCCAGGTCAAGAAGATGGGCGTGGGCATGGGCGCGGCGTCGTCCTTCCTCACCGCCATGGGTCACGACGCCTCGGCGCCGTCGATGGCCGGGTTCAACATCCCGCAGGGGGCGCTCGACAGCGAGGACTTCAAAAAGCTTGCCCAGACGTTCATTTCGCCCGACGGGCACACGGTGCGGTACTTTGTCCAGACTGATCGGAACCCGTTCAGCACCGCGGCGATGGATCAGGTCAACACCGTCCTGGACACCGCGAAAGGCGCGCAGCCCAACACGACCCTGGCCGACGCGTCGGTATCGATTTCCGGCTATCCCGCGACCCTTCGTGACACCCGCGACTACTACAACCACGACATCAAGCTGATCGTGGTCGTGACCGTGCTCGTCGTGCTGCTGATCCTGACCGTGTTGTTGCGCGCGATCATCGCACCGCTGTACCTGGTGGGGTCGGTGATCCTGTCGTTCCTGTCGGCGGTCGGTATCGGGGTGTTGGTGTTCCAGGTGCTCCTGGGGCAAGAAATGCATTGGAGCATACCGGGATTGGCGTTCGTGGTGCTGGTCGCCGTGGGCGCGGACTACAACATGCTGCTGGCCTCGCGGCTGCGTGAGGAGTCGCCGTTCGGCGTGCGCTCCGGGGTGATCCGGACCGTGCGTTCCACCGGTGGGGTGATCACAGCGGCCGGCCTGATCTTCGCCGCATCGATGGCCGGCCTGCTGTTCTCCAGCATCGGGACCGTCGTGCAGTCTGGCTTCGTCATCGGCGTGGGGATCCTGGTGGACACCTTCGTGGTGCGCAGCATCACGGTGCCCGCCATCGCCGCGCTGCTCGGCAGGGCGAGCTGGTGGCCCGCACGGCCGTGGGAGCACGCGCCCGTCGAGGAGCCGGCCGTCAAGAAGACCGTGTTCCAGGCCGTGGCCGACGGTTAG
- a CDS encoding condensation domain-containing protein, translated as MRVGPLGVGTLFDWQPAAGRTVSWQPTAATAERARHAPVSSVPVSYMQAQHIRGYAEQKAKGLDYSRLMIVSSDVPGRCDIRAANYVVNAHVRRHDTYRSRFEYTDDGRIIRRTLPDATGIEFEPVDHGELALDEIRQLAVSTPDPLQWGCFQFGVIQGEEHFTFYASVDHVHVDAMLVGVTLTEFHMMYASLVSGGAPLELPEAGSYDDFCIRQRAFTDALTAESPQIRLWRQFAESNGGSLPEFPLPLGDPSRPSESAIVTATMLDEEQTGRFESACTAAGARFIGGVLACCGLAEYELTGAANYYGLTPRDTRKTPTDALTQGWFTGLIPITAPIAGSSFEESARAAQASFDMGVGLAEVPYDRVVELAPTVHPARPNFPVVNFLDAGTAPLSVLLTAELDGLNVGVYSDNRYSYQLSIYVIRVAQETAVTVMFPDTPEAHQSVPRYLSVLRSVFQRVAESGQWRNVA; from the coding sequence TTGCGGGTAGGGCCGTTAGGCGTGGGAACGTTGTTCGATTGGCAACCGGCGGCCGGAAGGACCGTGTCGTGGCAACCGACGGCCGCCACGGCCGAGAGGGCGCGGCACGCGCCGGTGAGTTCGGTGCCGGTCAGCTACATGCAGGCACAGCACATCCGGGGGTATGCCGAGCAAAAGGCGAAGGGGCTCGACTACTCGCGCCTGATGATCGTCAGCAGCGACGTGCCCGGCCGGTGCGACATCCGCGCGGCGAATTACGTTGTCAACGCCCACGTCCGCCGGCACGACACCTACCGCAGCCGGTTCGAATACACCGACGACGGGCGGATCATCCGCCGAACGCTGCCGGATGCCACCGGTATCGAGTTCGAACCCGTCGACCACGGCGAGCTGGCGCTGGACGAGATCCGGCAACTCGCAGTGAGTACCCCGGATCCGCTGCAGTGGGGCTGCTTCCAGTTCGGGGTCATCCAGGGCGAGGAACATTTCACGTTCTACGCCAGCGTCGACCACGTCCACGTGGACGCGATGCTTGTCGGCGTGACGCTGACGGAGTTCCACATGATGTACGCCTCGCTGGTCAGCGGTGGGGCGCCGCTGGAATTGCCCGAGGCCGGCAGCTACGACGACTTCTGCATCCGACAGCGGGCCTTCACCGACGCGCTGACCGCCGAATCGCCGCAGATCCGGTTGTGGCGGCAGTTCGCCGAGAGCAATGGCGGCAGCCTGCCCGAGTTCCCCCTTCCGCTGGGCGACCCGTCGCGGCCGAGCGAATCGGCGATCGTCACGGCGACAATGCTCGACGAGGAGCAGACCGGCCGATTCGAGTCGGCCTGCACCGCGGCGGGCGCGCGATTCATCGGTGGCGTGCTGGCCTGCTGCGGCCTTGCCGAATACGAACTGACCGGTGCCGCAAACTATTACGGGCTGACGCCGCGCGACACCCGCAAGACGCCGACCGACGCGTTGACGCAAGGGTGGTTCACCGGCCTGATCCCGATCACGGCGCCCATCGCCGGGTCGTCGTTCGAGGAGTCCGCGCGCGCGGCGCAGGCCTCCTTCGACATGGGCGTGGGCTTGGCGGAGGTGCCGTACGACCGGGTGGTGGAGTTGGCGCCCACCGTGCACCCGGCGCGGCCGAACTTCCCGGTGGTCAACTTCCTCGACGCCGGCACCGCCCCGCTTTCGGTACTGCTCACCGCGGAGCTGGACGGCCTCAATGTGGGGGTGTACAGCGACAACCGGTATTCGTATCAGCTGTCGATCTACGTGATCCGGGTCGCCCAGGAGACGGCGGTGACGGTGATGTTCCCCGACACTCCCGAGGCCCACCAGTCCGTCCCCCGCTACCTGTCGGTGCTGCGGTCGGTCTTCCAGCGCGTCGCCGAGAGCGGGCAGTGGCGGAATGTCGCGTAG